In one window of Hevea brasiliensis isolate MT/VB/25A 57/8 chromosome 10, ASM3005281v1, whole genome shotgun sequence DNA:
- the LOC110661762 gene encoding transcription factor RAX3-like, which yields MGRAPCCDKANVKRGPWSPEEDAKLKAYIEQNGTGGNWIALPQKIGLKRCGKSCRLRWLNYLRPNIKHGGFSEEEDNIICSLYISIGSRWSIIAAQLPGRTDNDIKNYWNTRLKKKLLGKQRKEQAARRATLRQEINRESQSVMAPGGVLNQQTPNYYWPELPSVNMPAMNPSQDSHFWDQESLRSLLIKLGERFSDDQQELNIATVCPLDGSCTSTRDQPYSSSMNVFSSSGASMNSTDSPCSQLPNTNYAVNGAVGPSTYQGLDGFPVEPHELMYGNQQQLEGLESLYGIMEMANGTNGALSSGESTIWGNVSSLAYPQLVSGLETCLQSLPQNHSSFEVSSYFGQQ from the exons ATGGGTAGAGCTCCTTGCTGTGACAAAGCCAACGTGAAAAGAGGTCCATGGTCGCCCGAGGAAGATGCCAAGCTCAAGGCTTATATTGAGCAGAATGGCACCGGAGGCAACTGGATAGCTTTGCCTCAGAAGATAG GCCTTAAAAGATGTGGCAAGAGCTGCCGACTTCGATGGCTAAATTATCTTCGGCCTAATATCAAGCATGGAGGCTTCTCAGAGGAGGAAGATAACATCATTTGCAGCCTCTATATAAGTATTGGAAGCAG GTGGTCCATTATTGCTGCTCAGTTGCCTGGAAGAACTGATAATGATATCAAGAACTATTGGAACACAAGGCTCAAGAAGAAGCTTCTAGGCAAGCAGCGCAAAGAACAAGCAGCCCGGCGAGCTACTCTCAGGCAAGAGATAAATAGGGAAAGCCAGAGTGTTATGGCTCCTGGGGGGGTCTTGAATCAACAGACCCCTAATTATTACTGGCCTGAGCTTCCATCAGTAAACATGCCAGCGATGAATCCAAGCCAAGATTCTCATTTCTGGGATCAAGAATCCCTTAGAAGCTTGCTGATCAAGCTAGGCGAAAGATTTTCTGATGATCAGCAAGAATTAAACATCGCCACTGTTTGCCCTCTTGATGGTTCGTGCACGAGTACTCGAGATCAGCCATATTCAAGCTCAATGAATGTGTTTTCTTCTTCGGGGGCGTCAATGAATTCCACAGATAGCCCTTGCTCTCAATTGCCTAACACCAATTATGCTGTGAATGGAGCAGTTGGTCCAAGTACCTATCAAGGACTTGACGGGTTCCCTGTTGAACCGCATGAATTGATGTATGGCAACCAGCAACAATTAGAAGGTCTGGAGAGTTTGTATGGAATAATGGAGATGGCCAATGGCACAAATGGGGCTCTTAGTTCTGGGGAAAGCACCATCTGGGGAAATGTAAGCTCTCTGGCTTATCCTCAACTTGTTTCTGGGCTTGAAACTTGCTTACAAAGCCTGCCACAAAATCATTCATCCTTTGAAGTTTCGAGTTACTTTGGGCAACAATAA